From one Halothece sp. PCC 7418 genomic stretch:
- a CDS encoding Uma2 family endonuclease encodes MSRCSPKKIPADTWITSSWNNYLQTLDYLTDEKGKSYYYNHQMRIEMSPVGNDHASDHNIVIYAVNLFAAINNIDLNGKDNCTYRKTGVREAQPDVSFYIGETAETIPWGTGIVDLEQYPPPTLVIEVANTSLLDDKGNKRLLYEDLGVSEYWIIDVQNVEILAFAIRNKGSYRIRESQVLSGLEISLLEQAFQRTRLMNHGKVSAWLMQQFQK; translated from the coding sequence ATGAGCCGTTGCAGTCCGAAAAAAATTCCCGCAGACACTTGGATAACCAGCAGTTGGAATAATTATTTGCAGACTCTAGACTATCTGACTGATGAAAAGGGAAAAAGCTATTACTACAACCATCAGATGAGGATTGAAATGTCACCTGTTGGAAATGACCACGCTAGCGACCACAATATTGTCATTTATGCGGTGAATTTATTTGCTGCAATTAATAATATTGACTTAAACGGAAAAGATAATTGCACCTATCGCAAAACGGGAGTAAGAGAAGCACAACCTGATGTTTCTTTCTATATTGGAGAAACAGCAGAAACGATTCCTTGGGGAACGGGAATTGTTGATCTTGAACAATATCCCCCCCCGACTTTAGTAATTGAAGTAGCAAATACATCTTTATTAGATGATAAAGGAAATAAACGGTTACTCTATGAAGATTTAGGTGTAAGTGAATACTGGATTATTGATGTGCAAAATGTAGAAATCCTCGCTTTTGCGATTAGAAATAAAGGGAGTTATCGCATTCGAGAATCGCAAGTTTTATCGGGGTTAGAGATTAGTTTATTAGAACAAGCCTTTCAACGCACTCGCTTAATGAATCATGGGAAAGTCAGCGCTTGGTTGATGCAACAGTTTCAAAAATAG
- the feoB gene encoding Fe(2+) transporter permease subunit FeoB produces the protein MTKTIALIGNPNSGKTTLFNDLTGTNQRTGNWPGVTVDRKEGKYQYDGTEVAVIDLPGVYALDGEDESSGLDEIIARDYLISGEADLVINIVDASNLERNLYLTTQIMEMRVPMVTALNMMDVARDRELDIDTDVLAQKLGCFVIPISAFLGEGIGLLKSRINELINNPGNLPSVVAYPAVIEDALTEVETFVTAQGNPRKISTRWIALNFLQCEDRIAPELKGQDLHRAVFTNRRKIHQLLHEDVDILVADSRYGFIRSLIQTSVKQKRQITQTKSDQIDQFVLNRWIGIPLFLLVMYLMFFIAINVGGTFIDFFDISVGTILVDGPQTWLESVGAPGVLTGLVTSFGGGVQTVATFIPQIALLFVILSILEDSGYMARAAFVMDKVMRLIGLPGKAFVPMLVGFGCNVPAIMATRTLENKRDRLMTIMMNPFMSCGARLPVYALFAAAFFPRNGQNLVFGLYLIGIAAAIFTGLVMKNTIMQGEAAPFVMELPPYHIPKPKGVMIRAWDRLKAFLLRAGKVIVVMVMVLSLLNAIGTDGSFGKQDTGDSILSATSQAVTPIFSPMGVTQENWPATVGIFTGVFAKEAMVGSLDSLYGELAKQEAEVSGAEAEPFSFWGGIGAAFASIPANLADLGNQMLDPLGLSVGEVQEPSAAAAEQGIALGTFGQMSQRFSTSAAAFAYLLFVLMYFPCVAATGAIYRETNLGWTLLAAGWTTGLGYWVATMFYQIATFSQHPGFSTVWIVGGIAIMAVTIFWLRIARDRRIGGQPRQQYSSQ, from the coding sequence ATGACAAAAACAATCGCTTTAATTGGTAATCCGAATTCTGGCAAAACCACGCTTTTTAATGATCTCACAGGTACGAACCAACGGACGGGTAACTGGCCAGGTGTTACCGTTGACCGCAAAGAAGGGAAATATCAATATGATGGCACAGAAGTCGCTGTGATTGACCTGCCTGGGGTATATGCTCTCGATGGAGAAGATGAAAGTTCTGGGCTTGATGAAATCATCGCGCGAGATTATCTCATCTCTGGAGAAGCAGATCTCGTTATTAATATTGTTGATGCGTCTAACTTAGAACGCAATCTTTATCTCACGACACAGATCATGGAGATGCGGGTTCCGATGGTGACTGCGCTGAATATGATGGATGTGGCGCGCGATCGCGAATTAGATATTGATACGGATGTTCTGGCGCAAAAATTGGGGTGTTTTGTCATTCCCATCAGCGCTTTTTTAGGAGAAGGGATTGGTCTTCTCAAAAGCCGAATCAATGAATTAATCAACAATCCTGGGAATCTGCCCTCTGTGGTGGCTTATCCTGCTGTCATCGAAGATGCGCTGACTGAAGTGGAAACCTTTGTTACTGCCCAGGGAAATCCTCGTAAAATTTCAACACGGTGGATTGCGCTAAACTTTTTACAATGTGAAGACCGCATTGCCCCTGAACTCAAAGGTCAAGACTTACATCGAGCCGTTTTTACCAATCGACGGAAGATTCACCAACTGTTGCACGAAGATGTTGATATTCTGGTTGCGGACAGTCGCTATGGCTTTATTCGCAGTTTAATCCAAACTTCCGTTAAACAGAAAAGACAGATCACCCAGACTAAATCTGATCAAATTGATCAATTTGTTCTTAACCGTTGGATTGGGATTCCCCTGTTTTTATTGGTGATGTATTTGATGTTTTTCATTGCCATTAATGTTGGGGGAACGTTTATTGATTTCTTTGATATTTCCGTGGGAACAATTTTAGTGGATGGGCCCCAAACTTGGTTAGAGTCTGTAGGCGCACCTGGGGTGCTGACTGGCTTAGTCACTTCCTTTGGGGGAGGGGTGCAAACTGTGGCGACCTTTATTCCCCAAATTGCCTTACTCTTCGTGATTTTGTCCATTCTGGAAGACTCTGGCTACATGGCAAGAGCAGCGTTTGTCATGGATAAGGTGATGCGTTTGATTGGTTTGCCTGGGAAAGCGTTTGTGCCGATGCTAGTGGGATTTGGTTGTAATGTTCCTGCGATTATGGCAACCCGAACTTTGGAAAATAAGCGCGATCGATTGATGACGATTATGATGAACCCGTTTATGTCTTGTGGCGCAAGATTACCTGTTTATGCCCTATTTGCTGCTGCGTTTTTCCCCCGTAACGGACAAAACTTAGTGTTTGGTCTTTATCTCATTGGGATTGCAGCAGCGATCTTTACTGGGCTAGTCATGAAAAATACGATCATGCAAGGGGAAGCAGCGCCCTTTGTTATGGAATTACCCCCTTATCACATTCCGAAGCCTAAAGGAGTTATGATCCGCGCTTGGGACAGACTAAAAGCCTTTTTACTCAGAGCAGGGAAAGTGATTGTCGTGATGGTGATGGTTTTGAGTTTGTTAAATGCGATTGGTACGGATGGTTCTTTCGGAAAACAAGATACAGGCGATTCTATCCTCTCTGCAACCAGTCAAGCGGTGACTCCCATTTTTTCGCCAATGGGCGTGACCCAAGAAAATTGGCCCGCAACGGTTGGCATTTTCACAGGAGTGTTTGCGAAAGAAGCCATGGTGGGTTCTCTCGATTCCCTTTATGGGGAGTTAGCTAAACAAGAAGCAGAAGTATCAGGAGCAGAAGCAGAGCCGTTTAGTTTCTGGGGCGGAATTGGTGCTGCTTTTGCCAGTATTCCCGCTAATTTAGCTGATTTGGGCAATCAAATGCTTGATCCCCTCGGTTTAAGTGTCGGTGAAGTCCAAGAGCCAAGCGCTGCTGCAGCCGAACAAGGGATCGCTTTGGGGACATTTGGGCAGATGTCACAACGATTTAGCACCAGTGCTGCTGCTTTTGCTTATTTGTTATTTGTTCTGATGTATTTTCCTTGTGTGGCTGCAACGGGCGCAATCTACCGTGAAACCAACTTAGGTTGGACACTTTTAGCTGCGGGTTGGACAACGGGCTTAGGTTATTGGGTGGCGACCATGTTCTATCAAATCGCAACATTTTCCCAACATCCTGGTTTTTCTACGGTTTGGATTGTTGGCGGGATCGCAATCATGGCAGTTACCATTTTCTGGCTCAGAATTGCCCGCGATCGTCGCATTGGAGGTCAGCCCCGACAACAATACTCATCTCAATGA
- a CDS encoding FeoA family protein, protein MSDKPQNDHDGDQNHRPKRSIMTLAKAPVGEKLWVAGYEDRESINRLAGIGLAPGMGVKILQNLTGNIVVGVGESRIGIDSGMAKQILVSDQPFDYLVEVTAIDDMETQKTTLKDLAVDHHGKVTSYAATGDRTKQAYKSKLLAMGLTPGTEFTVTRVAPLGDPVEILVRGFKLSLRKDEAAALIVESINN, encoded by the coding sequence ATGTCTGATAAACCACAAAATGATCATGACGGCGATCAAAACCACCGTCCGAAACGTTCTATCATGACACTCGCGAAAGCACCTGTGGGGGAAAAACTCTGGGTTGCGGGTTATGAAGACAGAGAGAGCATTAATCGACTCGCTGGAATCGGCTTAGCACCAGGAATGGGCGTTAAAATCCTTCAGAATCTCACGGGAAATATTGTCGTGGGTGTTGGGGAAAGTCGCATTGGGATTGATAGCGGGATGGCAAAACAGATTCTTGTCTCCGATCAACCGTTTGATTATCTCGTAGAAGTGACCGCGATCGATGATATGGAAACGCAAAAAACAACCCTCAAGGATTTAGCAGTTGATCACCATGGGAAGGTCACCAGCTATGCAGCAACAGGTGATAGAACCAAGCAAGCCTACAAAAGCAAATTATTAGCAATGGGATTAACCCCAGGTACAGAGTTTACTGTCACTCGGGTTGCGCCTTTAGGCGATCCTGTAGAGATTTTAGTGCGGGGCTTTAAATTAAGTTTGCGTAAGGATGAGGCAGCTGCATTAATTGTTGAATCCATAAACAATTAA
- a CDS encoding methyl-accepting chemotaxis protein has translation MLLGIVPTVLTPLMVAGVAGWSVVHTNIKNQYENRLQEQSLLASQVSQETLSNLLQTNQQIVNQTFLETTKVQVLDTSTKQVLTTITAEGSVTEENTQGGETVETIARSLIEALNSASDPVPDPSHLANPYNLQQTNLQFYNQDSGQRLIFNFLHQGRKYYLTTIPQTDWVAISSVENRVLQGAGNELIYMFVLVGGVLGVVAVGIVVILARQLSSPLINVSQSVQQVAAGNLAVRAQLQGGVETRTLATSFNNLVERVQALLKQQEATSEQQRQQREKLEEEVSQLMNDLEGAAEGDLTVRSRLLEGDVGIVADLFNMVVENLQDTARQVKQAASGVTDALGDNDVEIRKLAQSAIAQAEEIQATLNSVEEMTRSIKEVAQNAQQAANLADQAFSTAQEGNEAMAETVESIQQLRSTVGETAQKMQEMGKSAQQITEVVSIIDQISLKTTLLAMNASLEAHQAGEFGKGFTAVAEQIESLSEQSASAAQEIAQIVKKIQVQTSESIEAMELGHREVLASTQSVEKTKERLSDVVERSETINQIMQSISHSTVSQAETSQAVSRLMEQSARSSQDQSQTSTAVAQAIQETVQVAKTLEASVENFKVEK, from the coding sequence TTGCTATTAGGGATCGTTCCCACGGTTTTAACGCCCCTGATGGTTGCAGGAGTAGCAGGTTGGTCAGTGGTTCACACCAACATCAAAAATCAGTATGAGAATCGTCTGCAAGAACAATCTCTCTTAGCAAGTCAGGTGTCTCAGGAAACCTTGTCAAACTTGTTGCAAACTAACCAACAGATTGTCAATCAGACATTTTTAGAAACAACCAAAGTACAGGTGTTAGATACATCCACTAAGCAAGTCCTCACCACCATCACCGCAGAAGGATCGGTAACCGAGGAAAACACGCAAGGGGGAGAAACAGTAGAAACGATCGCGCGATCGTTGATTGAAGCATTAAACTCCGCATCCGACCCAGTCCCTGACCCCTCTCATCTCGCAAATCCCTACAATTTACAGCAAACCAACTTGCAATTCTACAATCAAGACAGTGGTCAAAGACTAATTTTTAACTTTCTCCATCAAGGACGAAAGTATTATCTCACCACCATTCCCCAAACAGACTGGGTCGCCATTTCTTCTGTGGAGAATCGGGTTTTGCAAGGAGCAGGAAATGAATTAATTTATATGTTTGTTTTGGTCGGGGGTGTGTTAGGTGTAGTAGCAGTAGGCATTGTGGTCATTTTAGCTCGCCAACTGTCTTCTCCATTGATTAATGTTTCTCAATCAGTGCAACAAGTCGCAGCAGGAAACCTCGCCGTGAGAGCGCAACTGCAAGGAGGGGTGGAAACTCGCACTTTAGCAACCAGTTTTAATAATTTGGTGGAGCGAGTACAAGCCTTATTAAAACAACAAGAAGCCACCAGTGAACAACAGCGTCAGCAACGGGAAAAGTTAGAGGAAGAAGTTTCCCAATTGATGAATGATCTCGAAGGAGCAGCAGAGGGGGATTTGACCGTAAGATCAAGGTTGTTAGAGGGAGATGTGGGAATTGTTGCTGATTTGTTTAATATGGTGGTCGAAAATTTGCAAGACACAGCGCGACAGGTGAAACAAGCAGCAAGTGGGGTCACTGATGCGTTGGGAGACAATGATGTTGAAATTCGTAAGTTGGCTCAAAGCGCGATCGCGCAAGCAGAGGAAATTCAAGCCACACTCAATTCCGTAGAAGAAATGACTCGTTCCATTAAGGAGGTAGCGCAAAACGCTCAACAAGCAGCTAATCTTGCCGATCAGGCGTTTTCAACGGCTCAGGAAGGGAACGAAGCCATGGCAGAAACTGTGGAGAGTATTCAACAATTGCGCTCGACTGTGGGAGAAACTGCCCAAAAAATGCAGGAAATGGGAAAATCCGCCCAGCAAATTACAGAAGTGGTTTCTATCATTGACCAAATTTCTCTAAAAACCACTTTATTGGCGATGAATGCCAGTTTAGAAGCTCATCAAGCGGGAGAATTCGGAAAAGGCTTTACCGCAGTTGCTGAACAAATTGAATCTCTCTCCGAACAATCCGCATCCGCAGCCCAAGAAATTGCACAGATTGTCAAGAAAATCCAAGTCCAAACCAGCGAGTCGATCGAGGCGATGGAATTAGGACACCGTGAGGTTTTAGCCAGCACTCAATCCGTAGAAAAGACAAAAGAGCGATTGTCTGATGTGGTGGAACGTTCCGAAACCATTAACCAGATTATGCAGTCGATTTCTCATTCTACTGTATCACAAGCAGAGACTTCCCAAGCCGTTTCTCGACTCATGGAACAATCCGCGCGATCGTCCCAAGATCAATCTCAAACTTCAACAGCAGTCGCCCAAGCGATTCAAGAAACCGTACAGGTGGCGAAAACATTAGAAGCATCTGTTGAAAACTTCAAAGTTGAGAAGTAA
- a CDS encoding response regulator: MSISNQPKQLDSSKRQILNNPFQLLASLSQLQHSGKLTVFTEEVSWEIYVANRQLQAAFISVQSLESLYYHLQALNYKTVVSAVKTAIKSSPQNHSFNHLSIKKTLDWLKQQNLLNSEQISQVTQQISLEAIEPFFWLDHGTCQWQEMSSTPITTPIADPPQLIDLVKQGRDRIQSWQELLDQIQSPYQRPYLFNHSFVENSSERFLAKLSRLMRGFSIHQIALLIQQDEIHLAKKLYPYLQSKDLILREANSPWKQLPSLPQKSQNHQNPEGKKKQKRSLIACVDDSPTILREVQRFLGKEEYEIIKIENPVEAASTLFRVKPNLILMDISMPEINGYQLCGLLKNSKALSQVPIIMVTSRTGMIDKVRAKASGATDYLTKPFTQDSLLEIVRKYL; this comes from the coding sequence ATGAGCATTTCTAATCAACCGAAGCAACTCGATTCCTCGAAGAGACAAATCCTTAATAATCCCTTTCAGTTATTGGCTAGCTTATCTCAGCTTCAGCATTCTGGAAAATTAACCGTTTTTACCGAAGAAGTTAGCTGGGAAATTTATGTTGCTAATCGTCAACTGCAAGCTGCTTTTATCTCAGTTCAATCCTTAGAAAGTCTCTATTATCATCTCCAAGCTCTCAATTATAAAACTGTTGTGTCAGCAGTTAAAACAGCTATTAAATCTTCTCCTCAGAATCATTCTTTCAATCATTTATCGATTAAAAAGACCTTGGATTGGCTCAAACAACAAAACCTTTTAAATAGTGAGCAAATTTCACAGGTGACACAGCAGATCAGTCTTGAAGCAATCGAACCTTTCTTCTGGCTGGATCATGGAACCTGTCAATGGCAAGAAATGTCATCAACTCCTATAACGACACCGATTGCTGATCCTCCTCAATTAATTGATTTAGTTAAACAGGGGCGCGATCGGATACAATCTTGGCAAGAACTCCTCGATCAAATTCAGTCTCCTTATCAGCGTCCTTATTTATTTAATCATAGTTTTGTTGAAAATTCTTCCGAGAGGTTTTTAGCAAAACTCTCTCGACTAATGCGCGGTTTTAGTATTCATCAAATCGCCCTGCTGATTCAACAAGATGAAATTCATTTAGCGAAAAAACTTTATCCCTATCTGCAAAGTAAAGACTTGATTTTAAGAGAAGCAAACTCTCCTTGGAAGCAACTTCCTAGTTTACCCCAAAAATCGCAAAATCACCAGAATCCAGAAGGAAAGAAAAAGCAAAAACGCTCTTTAATTGCCTGCGTTGATGATAGCCCGACAATTTTAAGAGAAGTCCAGCGCTTTTTGGGAAAAGAGGAATATGAAATCATTAAAATTGAGAATCCCGTAGAAGCTGCTTCTACACTCTTTCGCGTGAAACCCAATCTGATTTTAATGGACATTTCCATGCCAGAAATTAATGGTTATCAACTCTGTGGCTTGTTGAAAAATAGTAAGGCTCTTTCACAAGTGCCTATTATAATGGTGACAAGTCGAACAGGAATGATTGATAAAGTCAGAGCAAAAGCGTCTGGGGCGACTGATTATTTAACAAAGCCTTTCACTCAAGATAGTCTGTTAGAAATAGTGAGAAAATATCTCTAG
- a CDS encoding magnesium chelatase subunit H, with amino-acid sequence MFTNVKSTIRHIEPDTIGDRSLVKVVYVVLEPQYQSALSASVRSINANNPNVAIEISGYLIEELRDPENYEAFKRDVAQANLFIGSLIFIEDLADKVVAAVEPYRDNLDAAIVFPSMPQVMRLNKLGSFSMAQLGQSKSAIAQFMRKRKEKQGASFQDGMLKLLQTLPKVLKYLPLDKAQDARNFMLSFQYWLGGSQDNLENFLLMLTDKYVLETEEKDEEVKYSEPVVYPDMGIWHPLAPKMFEDVKEYLSWYNSRTDIKDDLKDPLTPCIGLVLQRTHLITSDDAHYVAVVSELEAMGARVIPIFAGGLDFSKPVDEFFWDTAAKGVEALPIVDAVVSLTGFALVGGPARQDHPKAIESLKRINRPYMVALPLVFQTTEEWEESELGLHPVQVALQIAIPELDGGIEPIILSGRDGATGRAIALQDRVEMIAQRAMKWAKLRRKPKLDKKVAITVFSFPPDKGNVGTAAYLDVFGSIYEVLQGLRNNGYDVGELPESPKELMELVLHDAQAQYASPELNIAYRMSVPEYERLTPYSENLHENWGPPPGELNSDGENLLIYGKHFGNVFIGVQPTFGYEGDPMRLLFSRSASPHHGFAAYYTYLEKVWGADAVLHFGTHGSLEFMPGKQMGMSGDCYPDSLIGSIPNLYYYAANNPSEATIAKRRSYAETISYLTPPAENAGLYKGLQELQDLIGSYQNLKDNGRAIQIVNTIMDQARIVNLDKDVDIPEKDASEMSPEERDTLVGLLYKQLMEISSRLLPCGLHVIGQPPSAEEAIATLVNIASLDREEEEIQGLPRTIAESIGRDLDEVYRNNDKGVLADVQLLQEINSAVQDAVAALVHAQADANGRVSQVSKLNFFNMGKKEPWVQALHDLDYTKVDREKMKPLFEYLEFCLEQVVADNELGGLLRGLEGEYIMPGPGGDPIRNPNVLPTGKNIHALDPQSIPTAAAVQSAKVVVDRLLDRHRAENGGELPETIASVLWGTDNIKTYGESLAQILCLIGVKPVPDSLGRINKLELIPLEELGRPRIDVVVNCSGVFRDLFINQMALLDQGVKMAAEADEPPEMNFVRKHAMQQAEENGVNLRQAATRIFSNASGSYASNVNLAVENSSWEDESELRDMYLNRKSFAFDADNPGIMSENRKIFESALKTADVTYQNLDSSEISLSDVSHYFDSDPTKVVSSLREDGKQPAAYIADTTTANAQVRSLSETVRLDARTKMLNPKWYEGMLSHGYEGVRELSKRLVNTMGWSATAGAVDNWVYEDTNETFIKDKEMQERLLNLNPNSFRRMVTTLLEANGRGYWETSEENLDRLRELYQEAEDRIEGID; translated from the coding sequence ATGTTCACTAACGTCAAGTCCACCATTCGCCACATTGAACCGGATACGATTGGGGATCGTTCTTTGGTTAAGGTGGTCTATGTCGTGCTTGAGCCTCAATACCAGAGCGCCCTCTCAGCATCAGTCCGCTCGATTAATGCCAATAATCCGAATGTCGCGATCGAGATTAGTGGTTATTTAATCGAAGAACTTCGTGATCCCGAAAATTACGAAGCCTTCAAGCGCGATGTAGCTCAAGCCAACCTGTTTATTGGTTCATTAATTTTTATTGAAGATTTAGCAGATAAAGTGGTTGCTGCGGTAGAGCCCTATCGTGACAACCTAGATGCAGCGATTGTGTTTCCCTCGATGCCCCAAGTCATGCGCCTGAATAAATTGGGTAGCTTCTCGATGGCGCAGTTGGGTCAAAGCAAAAGCGCGATCGCGCAGTTTATGAGAAAACGGAAGGAAAAGCAAGGGGCTTCGTTCCAAGATGGAATGTTAAAACTCCTGCAAACCTTACCGAAAGTTTTAAAATACCTGCCTTTAGATAAAGCCCAAGATGCCCGCAACTTTATGTTGTCCTTTCAGTATTGGTTAGGGGGGTCTCAAGATAACTTAGAGAACTTCTTACTCATGCTGACGGATAAATATGTTCTAGAAACAGAAGAGAAAGACGAAGAAGTTAAATATTCAGAACCCGTTGTTTACCCTGATATGGGAATTTGGCATCCCCTTGCACCGAAGATGTTTGAGGATGTCAAAGAGTATCTCAGTTGGTACAACAGCCGAACCGATATCAAAGATGACCTCAAAGATCCGTTAACCCCTTGCATTGGGTTAGTTCTCCAGCGCACGCACTTGATTACCAGTGATGATGCCCATTATGTGGCTGTGGTTTCTGAATTGGAAGCCATGGGCGCAAGAGTGATTCCGATTTTTGCGGGTGGACTCGATTTCTCGAAACCCGTTGATGAATTTTTCTGGGATACAGCAGCGAAAGGGGTCGAAGCATTACCGATTGTGGATGCTGTAGTTTCCTTAACCGGATTTGCCCTGGTTGGCGGTCCTGCCCGTCAAGACCATCCCAAAGCCATTGAATCTCTCAAACGGATTAATCGCCCTTATATGGTCGCTTTACCCCTCGTTTTCCAAACCACAGAAGAATGGGAAGAAAGTGAGCTAGGGTTGCATCCTGTGCAGGTGGCGTTGCAAATTGCCATTCCTGAACTCGATGGCGGAATTGAACCGATTATTCTCTCTGGACGTGATGGCGCAACCGGTCGCGCGATCGCGCTGCAAGATCGGGTGGAAATGATTGCCCAACGCGCCATGAAATGGGCAAAATTGCGCCGTAAACCCAAACTCGATAAAAAAGTTGCCATCACCGTCTTCAGCTTCCCTCCTGACAAAGGAAACGTGGGAACAGCAGCCTATCTCGATGTCTTCGGCAGTATCTATGAAGTTTTACAAGGACTTCGTAACAACGGCTACGACGTGGGAGAATTACCTGAGTCTCCGAAAGAACTCATGGAACTGGTATTGCACGATGCCCAAGCGCAATACGCCAGCCCTGAGTTAAACATTGCTTATCGGATGTCCGTTCCCGAATACGAACGACTCACCCCCTACTCCGAAAATCTCCATGAAAACTGGGGTCCGCCACCAGGAGAACTCAACAGTGACGGTGAGAATCTCCTCATTTACGGGAAACACTTCGGAAACGTCTTCATTGGTGTACAACCCACCTTTGGCTATGAAGGCGACCCGATGCGGCTTCTCTTCTCCCGTTCTGCTTCTCCTCACCACGGCTTTGCTGCCTACTACACCTACTTAGAAAAAGTTTGGGGTGCCGATGCCGTGTTACACTTCGGAACTCACGGTTCTCTGGAGTTTATGCCTGGTAAGCAAATGGGAATGTCTGGAGATTGCTATCCCGACAGTCTCATTGGCAGCATTCCGAACCTCTACTACTACGCAGCCAATAACCCCAGTGAAGCAACGATCGCGAAACGCCGCAGTTACGCCGAAACCATTTCTTACCTCACGCCACCTGCCGAAAATGCAGGACTCTACAAAGGCTTACAAGAACTGCAAGACTTGATCGGGTCGTATCAAAACCTGAAAGATAACGGTCGCGCGATCCAAATTGTGAATACGATTATGGATCAAGCGCGGATTGTCAATCTGGATAAAGATGTCGATATCCCTGAAAAAGATGCTAGTGAGATGAGTCCCGAAGAACGGGATACGCTGGTGGGCTTGCTGTATAAGCAACTGATGGAAATTTCTTCTCGTCTGTTGCCTTGTGGCTTGCACGTCATTGGACAACCCCCAAGCGCGGAAGAAGCGATTGCTACCTTAGTTAATATTGCCTCGCTCGATCGCGAAGAAGAAGAAATTCAAGGCTTACCCCGCACCATCGCCGAAAGTATCGGACGGGATCTCGATGAAGTTTACCGCAATAACGACAAAGGCGTTTTAGCCGATGTCCAACTGTTGCAAGAAATCAACAGCGCGGTTCAAGATGCTGTTGCTGCCCTCGTTCACGCCCAAGCCGATGCTAACGGACGAGTCTCGCAAGTTTCTAAACTGAACTTCTTCAACATGGGCAAAAAAGAACCTTGGGTACAAGCCCTGCACGATCTCGACTATACCAAGGTGGATCGCGAGAAAATGAAGCCCTTGTTTGAATATCTCGAATTCTGCTTAGAACAAGTGGTTGCCGATAACGAACTCGGTGGACTCTTGCGCGGTTTAGAAGGGGAATATATCATGCCTGGACCCGGTGGTGACCCCATTCGCAATCCCAATGTCCTACCGACAGGGAAAAATATCCACGCCCTTGATCCCCAGTCCATTCCCACCGCAGCAGCGGTTCAATCTGCGAAAGTGGTTGTGGATCGTCTCTTAGACCGTCACCGTGCGGAAAATGGCGGTGAACTCCCGGAAACCATTGCCTCTGTGCTTTGGGGAACCGATAACATCAAAACCTACGGCGAATCTCTCGCGCAAATTCTCTGCCTCATCGGGGTGAAGCCCGTTCCCGACTCTCTCGGACGCATTAACAAACTGGAACTGATTCCCTTAGAAGAATTGGGTCGTCCCCGCATTGACGTGGTAGTAAACTGTTCTGGTGTCTTCCGTGACCTGTTCATTAATCAAATGGCATTGTTAGACCAAGGGGTAAAAATGGCAGCGGAAGCGGATGAACCCCCAGAAATGAACTTTGTCCGCAAACACGCCATGCAGCAAGCGGAAGAAAACGGCGTTAACCTCCGTCAAGCTGCTACTCGCATCTTCTCCAATGCCTCTGGATCCTATGCGTCTAACGTCAACTTAGCGGTAGAAAACAGTTCTTGGGAAGACGAATCTGAGTTACGGGATATGTATCTCAATCGGAAATCCTTTGCCTTTGACGCGGATAACCCAGGGATTATGAGTGAAAACCGCAAGATTTTTGAATCGGCACTGAAAACCGCTGATGTCACTTATCAAAACTTAGACTCTTCCGAAATTAGTCTCAGCGACGTTTCCCACTACTTCGACTCTGACCCCACCAAAGTGGTTAGCAGTCTTCGGGAAGATGGCAAACAACCCGCAGCTTACATCGCGGATACCACCACGGCAAATGCCCAAGTCCGCAGCCTCTCCGAAACAGTGCGTCTAGATGCGCGGACGAAAATGCTAAACCCGAAATGGTATGAAGGAATGCTGAGTCATGGTTATGAAGGCGTGCGCGAATTATCCAAGCGTTTGGTGAATACCATGGGCTGGAGTGCCACCGCTGGTGCGGTTGATAACTGGGTGTATGAAGACACCAATGAAACCTTCATTAAAGATAAGGAAATGCAGGAACGCTTGTTAAACTTGAATCCTAATTCCTTCCGACGCATGGTGACCACCCTGTTAGAAGCCAACGGACGCGGGTATTGGGAAACCAGCGAAGAAAACCTCGATCGCCTGCGTGAATTGTATCAAGAGGCAGAAGACCGCATCGAAGGGATTGACTAA